One genomic window of Aethina tumida isolate Nest 87 chromosome 3, icAetTumi1.1, whole genome shotgun sequence includes the following:
- the LOC109608686 gene encoding membrane-associated protein Hem — MSHNMSQNERKIAEKLIILNDRGIGMLTRIYNIKKACGDAKSKPAFLSDKNLESSIKNIVRRFPQTDAKSLTSIHNLKNEIIKSLSLYYYTFVDLLDFKDHVCELLTSMDVFQVDLDIGTNFELTKNYLDLVTTYVCLMVLLSRVEDRKAVLGLFNAAYEIVHGSADASFPRLGIMIMEYDVPFKKLCEEFVPHGKLLTSALQSLMQVFLPRNVTADQWRSDLKLSLVGNPGQLLKPVTVDRMSCEFLSLDTMERWIIFGILLVHPCLQNEGFNKLFTNALESSWVIPLFRDEVVHIHHYITSFFDTIKGYSKRITEVKECFTHAVQKAGYCHRERRKFLRTALKELGLIFMDQPGLLGPKALMVFIGLCYARDEVLWLLRHNDNPPQHKTKGKSTEDLVDRHLPELLFHMEDLRVLVRKYSQVMQRYYVQYLSQHDAILLKESMQKLQNYPEDEGIILSSLCSTIANLSVKQVEDNETFNFFAFRLDWFRLQAFMSTAKSPVRLIDNRNLAQFLDKVQFHTKMVDNLDEMLKDTSDLSIFCFYNRIFEDQFHMCLEFPAQNRYIVAFPSICSHFQQCTHELCPEERHHIRERSLSVVNMFLDEMAKEAKNIITAICDAQCKMSDRLLPKNCAVLISQQMNRKKKEKSKKNVIEFEKPGSESYRKTRENLTTMDKLHMALTELCYAINYFSNINVWEYTFAPREYLHQHLETRFAKALVGMVMYNQDTNEIAKPSELLVCVRSYMNVLQTVENYVHIDITRVFNNCLLQQTQPMDTHGEKTIASIYTQWYSEVLLRRVSAGNIVFSMNQRSFVSLTGEGSIPFNPEEYSDINELRALAELIGPYGMKQLSETLMWHIASQVIELKKLAEVNKETLLRLRTNFDKPEIMKEEFKKLSNVENVLQRMTIVGVILSFRQLAQSSLTDVLEQRIPFLVSSILDFRHHLPSGDPMKIVSEMTSAAGLPCKVDPSLLAALKHQKPEPDADEHLLVCLLMVFVAVSIPKLAKSENSFYRASLEGHTNNIHCMALAVNNIFGALFTLCGQSDIEDRMKEFLALASSSLLRLGQEADKEAIRNRDSVYLLLDQIVQDSPFLTMDLLESCFPYALIRNAYHDVYKQEQNL; from the coding sequence ATGTCGCACAACATGAGTCAGAACGAGCGGAAGATCGCAGAAAAGTTAATTATCCTCAATGATAGGGGAATTGGGATGCTGACGAGGATATACAACATCAAGAAAGCCTGTGGAGATGCCAAGTCTAAACCTGCGTTCTTGTCGGACAAAAATCTCGAATcctccattaaaaatatagttcgAAGATTCCCACAAACTGATGCAAAAAGCTTGACCTCCATTCATAacttgaaaaatgaaattatcaaGTCACTATCTCTGTACTATTACACTTTTGTGGATCTTCTTGACTTCAAAGATCATGTGTGCGAGTTGCTTACAAGCATGGATGTGTTCCAAGTGGACTTGGACATTGGTACTAACTTTGAACTCACCAAAAACTATTTGGATTTAGTCACCACTTATGTGTGTCTTATGGTTCTTTTATCCAGAGTGGAGGATCGAAAAGCAGTTTTGGGTTTGTTTAATGCTGCCTATGAAATTGTTCATGGATCAGCAGATGCCAGTTTTCCACGCCTGGGAATTATGATAATGGAGTATGATGTACCCTTTAAGAAACTGTGTGAAGAATTTGTACCACATGGTAAACTGTTGACTTCAGCTTTGCAATCATTGATGCAAGTGTTTTTACCCAGAAATGTAACAGCTGATCAGTGGCGTTCAGACTTGAAACTAAGCTTGGTGGGAAACCCAggtcaattattaaaacctgtTACTGTAGACAGAATGTCCTGTGAATTTTTGTCATTAGACACAATGGAGAGATGGATTATATTTGGAATTTTACTAGTTCATCCATGTTTACAAAATGAAggtttcaataaattgtttacaaatgCACTGGAATCATCGTGGGTCATTCCATTGTTCAGGGATGAAGTTGTTCACATCCATCACTATATTACATCATTTTTTGACACAATCAAAGGATACAGTAAGAGAATCACTGAAGTGAAGGAGTGTTTTACACATGCAGTACAAAAAGCAGGTTATTGTCATAGAGAAAGAAGAAAATTCTTGAGGACAGCTCTAAAAGAATtgggtttaatttttatggatcAGCCTGGGTTGTTGGGACCTAAGGCATTAATGGTATTCATTGGACTGTGTTATGCCAGGGATGAAGTATTGTGGTTATTAAGACATAATGATAATCCTCCTCAACACAAAACTAAAGGAAAATCAACTGAAGATCTTGTAGATAGACATCTGCCAGAGCTACTCTTCCACATGGAAGATTTGAGAGTGTTGGTAAGAAAGTACAGCCAAGTCATGCAGAGGTATTATGTGCAATATTTGTCTCAACATGATGCAATTTTGCTAAAAGAAAGCAtgcaaaaattacaaaattacccAGAAGATGAaggtataattttatcatcttTGTGTAGTACTATAGCCAACTTGTCAGTTAAACAAGTTGAGGATAATGAAACATTCAATTTCTTTGCATTCCGTTTAGACTGGTTCAGATTGCAAGCCTTTATGTCCACTGCCAAATCTCCTGTGAGACTAATTGATAACAGGAATCTTGCCCAGTTTTTAGATAAAGTACAATTCCACACCAAAATGGTTGACAATTTAGATGAAATGTTGAAAGATACATCAGATTTATCCATATTCTGCTTCTACAATAGAATATTTGAAGATCAATTCCACATGTGCTTAGAATTTCCTGCGCAAAATCGGTACATTGTTGCCTTCCCATCTATATGTAGCCATTTCCAACAGTGCACTCATGAGCTGTGCCCAGAGGAGAGACATCACATTAGAGAAAGAAGTTTATCAGTGGTGAACATGTTCTTGGATGAAATGGCCAAAGAGGCCAAGAACATCATAACAGCAATCTGTGACGCCCAATGCAAAATGAGTGACAGGCTTTTACCTAAAAATTGTGCAGTTCTCATATCACAACAGATGAACaggaaaaagaaagaaaagagTAAGAAGAATGTAATTGAGTTTGAGAAGCCAGGATCAGAGAGTTACCGAAAGACCAGGGAAAATTTGACCACAATGGACAAACTTCACATGGCTCTTACTGAATTATGTTATGCAATAAACTACTTTTCCAATATTAATGTCTGGGAATATACTTTTGCTCCAAGGGAATATCTGCATCAACACCTGGAAACAAGATTCGCAAAAGCCTTGGTAGGAATGGTGATGTACAATCAAGATACTAATGAAATTGCCAAACCATCTGAACTGTTGGTTTGTGTAAGGTCTTACATGAACGTTCTTCAGACTGTCGAAAACTATGTTCACATTGATATTACTAGAGTGTTTAATAACTGTTTGTTACAGCAAACTCAGCCAATGGATACTCATGGCGAAAAAACGATTGCCTCGATTTACACGCAGTGGTACTCTGAAGTTTTGCTTAGAAGAGTCAGTGCTGGTAACATCGTGTTTTCTATGAATCAAAGATCTTTTGTCAGTCTTACAGGGGAGGGATCAATTCCTTTCAATCCTGAAGAGTACTCTGACATAAACGAGCTGCGGGCTTTGGCTGAGTTGATTGGCCCATACGGTATGAAGCAATTAAGTGAGACTTTAATGTGGCACATAGCCAGCCAAGTAATTGAACTAAAAAAGCTGGCTGAAGTTAACAAAGAGACATTACTGAGGCTCAGAACAAACTTCGACAAGCCGGAAATCATGAAAGAAGAATTCAAAAAACTTTCAAACGTAGAGAATGTGTTACAAAGGATGACTATTGTTGGCGTTATTCTAAGCTTCAGACAGTTGGCGCAGTCAAGTTTAACTGACGTGTTGGAACAAAGGATTCCTTTCTTGGTAAGTTCAATTTTGGACTTCAGACACCACTTGCCAAGTGGGGATCCAATGAAAATTGTCAGTGAGATGACGTCAGCTGCTGGATTACCTTGCAAAGTGGATCCATCGTTGTTGGCTGCCTTGAAACATCAAAAGCCTGAACCCGATGCGGATGAACACTTACTCGTTTGTTTGCTTATGGTTTTTGTGGCTGTATCAATTCCAAAACTGGCAAAATCCGAAAATTCCTTCTACAGAGCTTCGCTGGAAGGTCATACGAACAATATTCACTGCATGGCTTTGGctgttaacaatatttttgggGCTTTGTTCACTTTGTGTGGTCAAAGTGATATTGAGGACAGAATGAAAGAGTTCCTGGCCTTGGCTTCCTCAAGTTTGCTTCGTTTAGGACAAGAGGCTGATAAAGAAGCAATAAGAAACAGGGACAGTGTGTACCTCTTGTTGGATCAAATTGTACAAGACTCACCATTCCTCACTATGGATTTGTTAGAATCATGTTTCCCATATGCTCTTATTCGTAATGCTTATCATGATGTATATAAACAAGAGcagaatttgtaa
- the LOC126264824 gene encoding probable salivary secreted peptide yields the protein MKAFLIFVALFAIALCKSVNVTEVKETKRDHNIDVCQNQYANILVLRTEITVRPGDGVVSRTVIWPDGGAVNKRRITCILVQDRVENGLGGYASLKRGGLGQYEVEILLESQPSLGFDFLITIYTE from the exons ATGAAGGCGTTTTTGATCTTTGTGGCACTTTTCGCTATTGCTTTGTGCAAATCGGTTAACGTAACCGAAGTGAAGGAAACAAAACGTGATCATAATATAGATGTGTGTCAGAATCAATATGC GAATATATTGGTTTTACGAACAGAAATAACGGTACGTCCAGGTGATGGTGTAGTTAGCAGAACTGTAATCTGGCCGGATGGGGGAGCAGttaataaaagaagaattacTTGCATCCtg GTACAAGACCGTGTTGAAAACGGACTAGGCGGATATGCGTCATTAAAACGTGGGGGTTTGGGACAATACGAAGTAGAAATTTTGTTAGAGTCACAACCATCACTTGGTTTTGACTTTCTGATCACAATTTACACTGAATGA
- the LOC109608627 gene encoding putative glucosylceramidase 4 yields MKQQTVIGFGGAFTDSTGINIKSLPQKTQTHLLDSIFSEKGAQYSICRVPIGGTDFSTRGYTYDDEHEDDIDLQYFALQPEDYKYKIPYIQKALQLTNNSLKLFGSPWNAPLWMKTNNKFSGVGFLKDQYYQVWANYFLKFFESYAKEGIQFWGVTTQNEPFDGFIPNFLSKVNAMGFTVRQTNKWVGQHLGPTIRNSNFSNLKIMLFDDNRQTLISFPLTLNNDEVLKYADGVAIHWYADFVLPDSLLKNTRTDKKDLFLINTEACNGYLSSTGIEKAVDLGSWSRAEIYLNSIFNDFQYGAGGWLDWNIVLNEQGGPTYVSNFVDASIIVKNSTGEFFKQPMHYIMAHFSEYIILDSVKIHTTKLKNLRTMAFLRPDNLTAVIIYNPDSSDTNVQIDTKYGSIVIDVEAHSLNTVLF; encoded by the exons ATGAAGCAACAAACTGTGATTGGTTTTGGTGGAGCCTTCACCGATTCCACCGGCATCAATATAAAGTCGTTGCCACAAAAGACACAAACCCATCTATTGGACAGTATTTTCAGTGAAAAGGGGGCCCAATACAGTATTTGCAGGGTACCAATAGGTGGTACAGACTTCTCTACTAGAGGTTACACCTATGACGATGAACACGAAGATGACATCGATTTGCAATACTTTGCCTTGCAACCAGAGGACTACAAatacaaa attcCGTATATTCAAAAAGCACTACAATTAACCAACAATTCTTTAAAACTGTTTGGATCTCCTTGGAACGCACCCCTGTGGATGAAAACGAATAATAAGTTTTCTGGAGTTGGATTTCTTAAAGATCAGTATTATCAAGTTTGggccaattattttttgaagttttttgaATCATACGCCAAAGAAGGAATACAATTCTGGGGCGTTACAACACAAAATGAGCCTTTTGATGGGTTTATTCCAAATTTCCTTAGTAAAGTCAATGCTATGGGATTTACTGTGAGACAAACG AACAAATGGGTCGGCCAACACTTGGGCCCAACTATAAGAAACTCCAATTTCAGCAATTTGAAGATTATGTTATTTGACGACAACAGACAGACTTTAATCAGTTTTCCTTTG ACACTTAATAATGACGAAGTACTTAAATATGCTGACGGAGTGGCCATTCACTGGTACGCAGATTTTGTGTTGCCTGATTCATTATTGAAGAACACTAGGACggataaaaaagatttatttttaataaacactgAAGCTTGTAACg gATATCTATCCAGCACAGGTATTGAGAAAGCAGTGGATTTAGGTAGTTGGTCGagagctgaaatatatttaaatagcatTTTTAAT GATTTTCAATATGGAGCTGGAGGATGGTTAGATTGGAACATTGTACTTAACGAACAAGGTGGACCCACATACGTTTCGAATTTTGTAGACGCTTCCATCATTGTCAAAAATTCTACTGGAGAATTTTTTAAGCAACCAATGCATTATATTATGGCTCATTTTTCCGAATACATCATTCTTGATTCTGTGAAAATTCACACTACAAAATTGAAGAATCTAAGGACAATGGCGTTTTTAAGGCCTGATAATTTAACGgcagttattatttataatcc gGACAGTTCAGATACGAATGTTCAGATTGATACTAAATATGGTTCCATCGTAATTGACGTGGAAGCTCATTCTTTAAACACCgttcttttttaa
- the LOC109608672 gene encoding uncharacterized protein LOC109608672, with the protein MKTLLMFAILLKLSLAISVNLSKLKPRDNDGCNNTDISELAMQISGSTGPDFEYSLTLTWPPVPDINTKLINCVLIQVVEGDGYGGNVSIIKGGVGFYYVKILIISEPFLSFAYNVTIYTETV; encoded by the exons ATGAAGACCTTGCTTATGTTTGCAATTTTGCTAAAACTTTCTTTAGcaatttcagttaatttatccaaattaaaaCCGAGAGATAATGATGGTTGTAACAATACAGACAT aagtgaACTGGCAATGCAGATATCAGGTTCTACAGGACCAGATTTCGAATATAGTTTAACCCTTACTTGGCCGCCGGTACCAGacattaatactaaattaattaattgcgttttg attcaGGTTGTTGAAGGCGATGGATATGGTGGGAATGTATCCATAATAAAAGGAGGCGTTGGGTTCTATTATGTAAAGATTTTGATTATTTCGGAACCGTTTCTGTCCTTTGCATACAACGTTACAATCTATACAGAAacggtataa